Proteins encoded by one window of Bubalus bubalis isolate 160015118507 breed Murrah chromosome 4, NDDB_SH_1, whole genome shotgun sequence:
- the LOC112584348 gene encoding olfactory receptor 6C2-like has translation MRNHSAITAFIILGLTNDTQLEILIFVFLLVTYMLSVIGNLTIISLIFVDPHLKTAMYFFLQNFSFLEISFTTACVPTYLYIISSGDKMITINACFSQIFFIVLFGATEFFLLTVMSYDRYLAICKPLQYLTIMNSRVCRSLILSCWVSGFLIILPPLGLSVHLEFCDSFIDHFVCDASPILKNACSDTWFIEQLVIFCAVLTFIATLVCIVLSYIHIIRTVLRLPSAQERKKAFSTCSSHMIVVSITYGSCIFMYVKPSAKDEVALNKGVSLLTTSVAPMLNPFIYTLRNKQVKRSFHGILKRLIFYSKK, from the coding sequence ATGAGAAACCATTCAGCAATAACAGCATTCATCATACTGGGTTTGACAAACGACACACAACTAGAgattttgatttttgtctttttgttggtcACATATATGTTAAGTGTAATTGGGAATCTGACCATAATTTCTCTCATCTTTGTGGATCCTCATTTAAAAACagccatgtatttttttcttcaaaatttctctttcttagaaaTCTCATTCACAACGGCCTGTGTGCCCACATACCTCTACATCATATCAAGTGGGGACAAAATGATCACCATCAATGCCTGCTTCAGCCAAATCTTTTTTATTGTCCTTTTCGGAGCTACAGAATTTTTCCTCTTGACTGTGATGTCTTATGACCGCTACTTGGCCATCTGCAAACCCCTTCAATACCTGACCATCATGAACAGCAGAGTCTGCAGGAGCCTCATTCTCTCTTGTTGGGTATCTGGCTTCTTGATTATCCTTCCACCCCTTGGCCTGAGTGTCCACCTGGAATTCTGtgactcttttattgaccattTTGTCTGTGATGCTTCTCCAATACTGAAGAATGCATGTTCAGATACATGGTTCATAGAGCAGCTGGTTATATTCTGTGCTGTGTTGACCTTTATAGCAACCCTTGTGTGCATAGTTCTGTCCTACATACACATTATTAGGACAGTTCTAAGATTACCCTCtgctcaggaaaggaaaaaagcctTTTCCACCTGTTCTTCCCACATGATTGTGGTTTCCATCACCTATGGCAGCTGCATTTTTATGTATGTGAAACCTTCAGCTAAGGATGAAGTGGCTCTTAATAAGGGAGTTTCTCTGCTGACTACATCTGTTGCCCCTATGTTGAACCCTTTCATTTATACCCTGAGGAATAAACAAGTAAAGAGGTCTTTCCATGGCATTCTTAAAAggttaatattttattcaaaaaagtAG